In one window of Synchiropus splendidus isolate RoL2022-P1 chromosome 15, RoL_Sspl_1.0, whole genome shotgun sequence DNA:
- the gba gene encoding lysosomal acid glucosylceramidase isoform X2 — protein sequence MASAPALLALVCLAAAVVCSPVGTNCVAKNFGYDSVVCECNSTYCDSVGSVTLPQLGQYSSYLSSKAGSRLHPSHGHFQVNSTGAGLRLTILTYQKYQRIRGFGGAMTDAAAINVLSLSPGTQDQLLRQYFSSEGIGYTVVRLPVASCDFSTRLYTYADTEGDFNLDNFTLAPEDVNMKIPLLQRAQALSPQPLSLLASAWSAPSWLKTNGALIGKGSLKGEPGGKEYKTWANYYIRFLQEYAKHNLTFWALTTGNEPSAGHITNYSFQALGFTAEQQRDWVALDLGPALHASSFPHTHVLILDDNRLLLPYWAKVVLSDIQAGRYIHGVAVHWYMDSFVPAESSLGAVHHLYPEYYLFGTEACSGWSALDRGVKLGDWGRAEAYAHDILEDLNHHVVGWTDWNLALDQTGGPSWVKNFVDSPVIVDAKRDVFYKQPSFYAMAHFSKFLLEGSQRTGVSASEKTQLEFSAFIRPDSSVVLIVLNRSSTEVQFEVWYPGVGYIPATAPAHSILTLAWNTG from the exons GTTGCGAAGAACTTTGGCTACGATTCAGTGGTGTGCGAGTGTAATTCCACCTACTGTGACAGTGTTGGGTCAGTCACGCTCCCCCAACTGGGTCAGTACTCCTCCTACCTGAGCAGCAAAGCAGGGAGTCGACTACATCCAAGTCATGGTCACTTCCAAGTGAACAGCACTGGTGCAG GCCTCAGGTTGACCATCCTCACCTATCAGAAGTATCAGAGGATCCGGGGATTTGGTGGTGCCATGACAGATGCAGCAGCCATCAACGTCCTCTCGCTGTCTCCTGGAACACAGGACCAGCTGCTGAGACAGTATTTCTCCAGCGAAG GTATCGGCTACACCGTGGTGCGCCTGCCTGTGGCCAGCTGCGACTTCTCCACCCGGCTCTACACCTACGCTGACACGGAGGGTGACTTCAACCTGGACAACTTCACGTTAGCCCCAGAGGATGTCAACATGAAG atCCCTCTGCTGCAGCGAGCCCAGGCCCTGTCGCCCCAGCCTCTGTCTCTGCTGGCCAGCGCCTGGAGCGCCCCCTCATGGCTGAAAACTAACGGTGCACTCATAGGAAAGGGCTCTCTGAAGGGCGAGCCTGGAGGGAAGGAGTATAAAACATGGGCTAATTATTACATCAG GTTCCTGCAGGAATATGCTAAACATAACTTGACCTTTTGGGCACTCACCACTGGGAATGAGCCCTCCGCGGGGCACATCACGAATTACAG TTTCCAGGCTCTTGGCTTCACGGCGGAGCAGCAGAGGGACTGGGTGGCCCTGGATCTGGGTCCCGCGCTGCACGCCTCGTCCTTCCCGCACACGCACGTCCTCATTCTGGACGACAACCGGCTGCTGCTGCCGTACTGGGCCAAAGTG GTTCTCAGCGATATCCAAGCCGGGCGCTACATTCACGGCGTGGCGGTCCACTGGTACATGGACAGCTTTGTTCCAGCCGAGTCCAGCCTGGGAGCCGTCCACCACTTGTACCCGGAGTACTACCTCTTCGGCACCGAGGCCTGCAGCGGCTGGAGCGCTCTGGATCGAGGTGTGAAGCTGGGTGACTGGGGCCGGGCCGAGGCGTACGCACATGACATCCTGGAG GACTTAAATCACCATGTTGTGGGCTGGACCGACTGGAACTTGGcgctggaccagactggagggCCGAGCTGGGTGAAAAATTTTGTAGACAGCCCCGTCATAGTCGACGCAAAGCGCGACGTGTTCTACAAGCAGCCGAGCTTCTATGCAATGGCCCACTTCAG TAAGTTCCTGTTGGAGGGCTCTCAGAGAACTGGTGTGTCGGCTAGTGAAAAGACTCAACTGGAATTCTCTGCGTTCATCAGACCAGACAGCTCAGTCGTGCTCATCGTCCTCAACAG GTCGTCCACAGAGGTGCAGTTTGAGGTGTGGTATCCAGGTGTCGGGTACATCCCCGCTACTGCTCCTGCACATTCCATCCTCACACTCGCCTGGAACACAGGCTGA
- the gba gene encoding lysosomal acid glucosylceramidase isoform X1, whose amino-acid sequence MASAPALLALVCLAAAVVCSPVGTNCVAKNFGYDSVVCECNSTYCDSVGSVTLPQLGQYSSYLSSKAGSRLHPSHGHFQVNSTGAGLRLTILTYQKYQRIRGFGGAMTDAAAINVLSLSPGTQDQLLRQYFSSEGIGYTVVRLPVASCDFSTRLYTYADTEGDFNLDNFTLAPEDVNMKIPLLQRAQALSPQPLSLLASAWSAPSWLKTNGALIGKGSLKGEPGGKEYKTWANYYIRCHVAFQTVGCVEVNCLLTAVSSSAVRFLQEYAKHNLTFWALTTGNEPSAGHITNYSFQALGFTAEQQRDWVALDLGPALHASSFPHTHVLILDDNRLLLPYWAKVVLSDIQAGRYIHGVAVHWYMDSFVPAESSLGAVHHLYPEYYLFGTEACSGWSALDRGVKLGDWGRAEAYAHDILEDLNHHVVGWTDWNLALDQTGGPSWVKNFVDSPVIVDAKRDVFYKQPSFYAMAHFSKFLLEGSQRTGVSASEKTQLEFSAFIRPDSSVVLIVLNRSSTEVQFEVWYPGVGYIPATAPAHSILTLAWNTG is encoded by the exons GTTGCGAAGAACTTTGGCTACGATTCAGTGGTGTGCGAGTGTAATTCCACCTACTGTGACAGTGTTGGGTCAGTCACGCTCCCCCAACTGGGTCAGTACTCCTCCTACCTGAGCAGCAAAGCAGGGAGTCGACTACATCCAAGTCATGGTCACTTCCAAGTGAACAGCACTGGTGCAG GCCTCAGGTTGACCATCCTCACCTATCAGAAGTATCAGAGGATCCGGGGATTTGGTGGTGCCATGACAGATGCAGCAGCCATCAACGTCCTCTCGCTGTCTCCTGGAACACAGGACCAGCTGCTGAGACAGTATTTCTCCAGCGAAG GTATCGGCTACACCGTGGTGCGCCTGCCTGTGGCCAGCTGCGACTTCTCCACCCGGCTCTACACCTACGCTGACACGGAGGGTGACTTCAACCTGGACAACTTCACGTTAGCCCCAGAGGATGTCAACATGAAG atCCCTCTGCTGCAGCGAGCCCAGGCCCTGTCGCCCCAGCCTCTGTCTCTGCTGGCCAGCGCCTGGAGCGCCCCCTCATGGCTGAAAACTAACGGTGCACTCATAGGAAAGGGCTCTCTGAAGGGCGAGCCTGGAGGGAAGGAGTATAAAACATGGGCTAATTATTACATCAGGTGTCATGTTGCTTTTCAAACAGTGGGTTGCGTGGAAGTCAACTGTCTCCTGACAGCTGTGTCCTCCTCCGCTGTCAGGTTCCTGCAGGAATATGCTAAACATAACTTGACCTTTTGGGCACTCACCACTGGGAATGAGCCCTCCGCGGGGCACATCACGAATTACAG TTTCCAGGCTCTTGGCTTCACGGCGGAGCAGCAGAGGGACTGGGTGGCCCTGGATCTGGGTCCCGCGCTGCACGCCTCGTCCTTCCCGCACACGCACGTCCTCATTCTGGACGACAACCGGCTGCTGCTGCCGTACTGGGCCAAAGTG GTTCTCAGCGATATCCAAGCCGGGCGCTACATTCACGGCGTGGCGGTCCACTGGTACATGGACAGCTTTGTTCCAGCCGAGTCCAGCCTGGGAGCCGTCCACCACTTGTACCCGGAGTACTACCTCTTCGGCACCGAGGCCTGCAGCGGCTGGAGCGCTCTGGATCGAGGTGTGAAGCTGGGTGACTGGGGCCGGGCCGAGGCGTACGCACATGACATCCTGGAG GACTTAAATCACCATGTTGTGGGCTGGACCGACTGGAACTTGGcgctggaccagactggagggCCGAGCTGGGTGAAAAATTTTGTAGACAGCCCCGTCATAGTCGACGCAAAGCGCGACGTGTTCTACAAGCAGCCGAGCTTCTATGCAATGGCCCACTTCAG TAAGTTCCTGTTGGAGGGCTCTCAGAGAACTGGTGTGTCGGCTAGTGAAAAGACTCAACTGGAATTCTCTGCGTTCATCAGACCAGACAGCTCAGTCGTGCTCATCGTCCTCAACAG GTCGTCCACAGAGGTGCAGTTTGAGGTGTGGTATCCAGGTGTCGGGTACATCCCCGCTACTGCTCCTGCACATTCCATCCTCACACTCGCCTGGAACACAGGCTGA